GTCCAGGAAGCCCTCGAGCAGGGCAGCCTATCTGAGCTTAGTCAGTACACTTCATGGAAGCGGGAGTGCCGCGTTGGTAGCAGCCGGTTAGATTTCTTCTTAGAGAATGCCGACGGCGCCTGCTGGATGGAGGTAAAATCGGTCACGCTTGTGGAAGATGGCCGCGGCCTATTCCCCGATGCACCTACGGAACGTGGACGCAAACACGTGGCTGAGCTAACGAAGCTCCGCCAGTCCGGCGCGCGGGCAGTCGTCTTCTTCGTCGTGCAACGCGACGATGCTCTTAGCGTCGCAGCCAACCACCGCACTGACGCCAAGTTTGCCCAAGCTCTACATACTGCCCATCGCTGTGGCGTAGAGTTTATCGCCTACAATTGCGTGGTTACGTCAGCCCTTGCAGCAATAAACCAGCGCATTCCTGTGATCCTGGACTAGATTCCCCAGCGCGTCGTTGACATCCCTGATCGGGAATGCGGCGAGAATATGCAAGACTCCAAGTGCAACGCGAAAACTCTACTCAACATTCTGCTGATATAGCACCGGCAGATTGCAACTCTCGGCAACTCACCCTAAAGTCAATGGCCGAACCGGATGCCTCATTCCTACCCACGTGGAGTGTTGTAGTGCAGGCAAAATTCCGGTTCGACCGCAATCGCAGTTTGAGATAATTCTATAGTCGCCCGTCGAGCTAGGAATAGCTTAGTCCGGCGCTACAATTGGATTGGCAAGCGTGCCGATATTGTCGATGAGT
The nucleotide sequence above comes from Chloroflexota bacterium. Encoded proteins:
- the sfsA gene encoding DNA/RNA nuclease SfsA, which encodes MKLPAPLQEAQFLSRPNRFTCLVQLPRQSKPVSAHLPDPGRLRELLRPGARVWLEPKSGAQRKTRFQVWLVEKDQTLVSLNTQLPNVLVQEALEQGSLSELSQYTSWKRECRVGSSRLDFFLENADGACWMEVKSVTLVEDGRGLFPDAPTERGRKHVAELTKLRQSGARAVVFFVVQRDDALSVAANHRTDAKFAQALHTAHRCGVEFIAYNCVVTSALAAINQRIPVILD